From Neosynechococcus sphagnicola sy1, a single genomic window includes:
- a CDS encoding DUF4041 domain-containing protein: protein MTYLLFLLSIGLATALALVIKQLQQRKNDYAIAQQRLKEADKRLQEADRKYGGLISREDTARELDTKITVLTDRLKQLDKQTQVEEQELSAKISVLRAKLQGLEEQEIVEAFGFYESKYDFQEAEEYKQRLDKIRAQQKQMIKDKQAAVCHTEWSVGGSAKEGKKMTDNFLKLVLRAFNGECDASVVKVKYNNVQTMENRIRKTYEDLNKLSQTTHCEITSRYLDLKLQELWLTHEYQERKYQEQEEQRIIREQMREEEKALRELEKARQDAEKEERRYQEALEKARRDVESATGKAQEKLFSQIEELQKRLAEAEANKERAISQAQLTKSGHVYIISNIGSFGEDVYKIGMTRRLEPMDRVKELGDASVPFPFDVHAMIFCENSPELESRLHKRFNNRRMNKENERKEFFRVSLDEIVRVVRETDQELKICKSEVTFTKIAEATDYRKTLAREREDKAAAAI, encoded by the coding sequence ATGACATACCTACTGTTTCTTCTATCGATCGGATTAGCCACTGCACTTGCTTTGGTAATCAAGCAATTGCAACAACGAAAGAATGACTATGCAATAGCTCAGCAGAGGTTGAAAGAAGCAGACAAGCGATTACAAGAAGCTGATCGGAAATATGGCGGACTTATTTCCAGGGAAGATACCGCCAGAGAACTAGACACGAAAATTACTGTTCTGACAGATCGGCTCAAACAACTCGATAAGCAGACACAAGTCGAGGAGCAGGAACTATCTGCGAAGATTTCAGTACTCAGAGCAAAGCTTCAAGGACTTGAAGAGCAAGAAATTGTCGAAGCCTTTGGATTTTATGAGTCCAAATATGATTTTCAAGAGGCCGAAGAGTATAAGCAACGCTTAGACAAAATTCGCGCCCAACAAAAACAGATGATTAAGGACAAGCAAGCTGCTGTCTGCCACACAGAATGGTCAGTTGGTGGGAGCGCGAAAGAAGGCAAAAAAATGACTGATAATTTCCTAAAGCTGGTTCTTCGTGCTTTCAATGGCGAATGTGATGCTTCTGTTGTGAAGGTCAAATACAACAATGTCCAGACAATGGAAAATCGCATCAGGAAAACCTATGAAGATCTGAATAAACTATCTCAAACTACACACTGCGAGATTACTTCACGCTACTTAGACTTGAAACTCCAAGAGCTTTGGTTAACCCACGAATACCAAGAAAGAAAATATCAAGAGCAGGAGGAACAGCGCATTATTCGTGAACAGATGCGCGAAGAAGAGAAAGCATTACGCGAACTTGAAAAAGCCAGACAAGATGCTGAGAAGGAAGAACGTCGTTATCAAGAAGCTTTGGAAAAAGCCCGTAGAGATGTAGAATCGGCTACAGGCAAGGCTCAAGAGAAACTTTTTAGCCAAATTGAGGAGTTGCAGAAGCGACTCGCAGAGGCTGAAGCAAATAAGGAAAGGGCTATATCTCAAGCTCAATTGACAAAATCTGGACACGTCTACATCATTTCAAATATTGGTTCCTTTGGCGAAGATGTCTATAAAATTGGTATGACACGCCGCCTTGAACCAATGGATCGAGTTAAAGAACTAGGTGATGCTTCTGTTCCCTTTCCATTTGATGTTCACGCTATGATCTTTTGCGAAAATTCTCCAGAGCTTGAATCTCGCTTGCATAAACGTTTCAACAACAGGAGAATGAACAAGGAAAATGAGAGAAAGGAGTTCTTTCGAGTTTCATTAGACGAGATAGTTAGAGTCGTGCGGGAAACAGATCAAGAACTCAAGATTTGTAAGTCTGAAGTGACCTTTACCAAGATTGCTGAAGCTACAGACTATCGAAAAACTCTGGCTAGAGAACGCGAAGATAAAGCCGCAGCAGCGATCTAA